In Synergistaceae bacterium, the DNA window GAAATAATTTTTTGCTTCACCAGACTCGACAATTCTGCGAAATCCATAATCATGCCTTCTGAGTCGGGCTGACCTTCAAGAACTACGCGTAATTTATAAGTATGTCCGTGAAGTTTCTCGCATTTACCGTGATAATTTATCAAGTTATGTGCGGCATCAAATACAAAATCTTTCGTCAACAGCATAAATTAATCTCTCCATCTATTATGAAGCCAGAACCATAAATCCGGCCTCTTGCGTATAAATTTTTCCAGTGCATTATTACAGGCAATTACAGAAAGTTTTAATCTCTCTTCATGATTAAGACTCGAATCGGGCATTATTACGGGCTCAGAAAATTCGACTTCATGCTCAAAAGGTGCGATTCTATAACTGCACGCAGGAATAACAGGAACTCCAGACAACATTGACATAACTGCGACTCCTGACATATTTGTTGCGTCGCGGCCTAAAAATGGAGCTATCATTTTCCCTGTGCCTGATACATCGTTGAGTGCTGCAACGTGTGCGCCGTTTTTCAACATGCGTACGAGTCTCATAACTGAAGTATCTTTCTCGATCATGAACATTCCGCCGCGAGTCCTCATGTCAAGAACGTAATTATTTATGTCTTTATCATGCATAGGAGTATATAAGACGTGCAATTTTCCGCCGTGATTGATTGCATTCTGAGCGGTGAAACTTCCGAGCAGCTCCCAATTATTAAAATGTGCAGTCAAGAAAATAGCGCCTTTTTTGCGGTCTAATAAATCATTAACAATTTCGAGGCCGTGAACCTTTTTTACCCAGTTAAACACTTGTTTATGATCACGCTGCATTACAAGAGTCTCCGTCAGAGTCCACGCAAGATTTTCATAAACTTTTTTGCGAATCTCACTGCGCCATTTCTCGTTACTGTCGGGATAAGCAATTTTCAAATTTTCGTCAACAAGTTTTGCGCGCGGGTGAATGAGCTTCAGGAGTCCGGAAAAAAATTTTTCTGTTATTCTGCCTCTGATGCCCGTATTTGAAAATCTCTCGAAAAATTTTATAGCTTTTACTGCTGCTTTCATTGTGCGTTAATCTTTCTGTAAAGAGTCATGATTGAGTCCGCGCACCTTTCGTGTGAACGTCTTGACTTGAGAAAATGTCTAGCTGCCATTGCCATATGACGGCCTTTTTCGCCAAGACCAAATTTTATTATGCGATTCATGTCGGTGTTATCGTCAATCATAAAATAACCGTCGGGGCCGAGAATTTCATCAAGCCAGCCGGATTTTTTCGACGCTACAGCAGTTCCGCGCATTGTTAGGAGTCCTGCTCTCATTGCTTCACGCGGTCCGATGTCATTTGCGATATAGACTCCGCTCAAAGCCTCAGGCCGCAAAACTTTTTGTGATATGTCAAAAATTTCGTAATCGCCTTCAGGAAGTGCAAAATTACTTTTTCCGTAAATGAATACAGCTTTATGGGCTTCTGTGCTTTGACTCTGAGTAACTAGCGAATCAAAAACGGGATAAATTACTCCTTCGCCGTTGAGTGTGCCTTCTGTGAATAAACGAGTCGGATAACCGGCCCAGCAGGTTTTATCTAATAAAGTATGCACAGTCCGAGAATGCAATCGTACAATTTTCCACCAGAACGGCGCAACCCCGAACAAGTGCCAAATATTTTTATGGGCGAAAACGTTTATGAATCTCTCGAAACCTGCCCGATAACTTGAGTCTCTTGCGTCGATTATGTGCAGATCTATATCACGCGAATAACTTTTCAGAGCTGCGGCCATATCCTTTATTACTTGCGCGAAAACGGGATTAACCGAGCTTGCTATATACCAATTACAAGTGAACATTTTATGCAAATTCGGCCATGTTGAATTTTTTGCGGCCGACTCTGACAAATAAATATTTTCCGTTGATGAGTGAGTCTTTGTTGATTTCTGCTTTCTCGTCGAAAATTTTTTCGCCGTTGATTGAGACTCCGCCCTGACGTATTGCGCGTTTTGCTTCGCCGTTGCTCTCACATGCTCCGGAGGACGAAATTATATTTACTACACCTGCGGGAAATTCAAGAGAGTCAATTTTCTTGTATGGGACTTCCTGTTTTAGAATCTCGCAAGTTTCTTCACTGACATTAGCAAAGTCTATTGAAGGATTAAATAAAATTTCGCTGACATTCACAACACTTTTTGCGGTCTCTTGGCCGTGAACTGTTGCGGTTACCTCGAAGGCTAATTTTTTCTGCGCGAGTCTTTTTTCGGGCTGCTTATTGTGTTCGGCGATTAATGAGTCTATTTCTTCAAGCGGCATGAAAGTATAGAGCTTCAACAATTTTGCTACGTCTCTATCATCAGTGTTGAACCAGAATTGATAAAATTTGTAGGGACTTGTTTTATTTGCGTCGAGCCAGACTGCTCCGGCCTCTGTTTTTCCGAATTTAGTTCCTGAGCTTGTCAATAATAACGGCTGAGTCAACCCGAAAACTTCTGCACCGCTTGTGCGCCGTATGTAGTCAGAACCTGCTAATAAATTACCTTGCTGATCGTTCCCGCCCATTTGAAGACGGCAGTTATAGTGTTCATTCAGATATTTGAAGTCCATAGCCTGCAGTAACACATATGAAAAT includes these proteins:
- a CDS encoding tyrosine--tRNA ligase, with translation MNAFETLKQRGYFEWCTNEERLSQVMNEEMITAYVGFDPTADSLHVGHLIPLMALGWLQRLGHRPIALAGGGTGLIGDPSGKSKERNLITLEAVQHNIEGVKSQLKKFLDFDCGKNSALLLNNYDWLSKITFLEVLHDVGKFFSINNLIAREYIKSRLEDPEKGISYTEFSYVLLQAMDFKYLNEHYNCRLQMGGNDQQGNLLAGSDYIRRTSGAEVFGLTQPLLLTSSGTKFGKTEAGAVWLDANKTSPYKFYQFWFNTDDRDVAKLLKLYTFMPLEEIDSLIAEHNKQPEKRLAQKKLAFEVTATVHGQETAKSVVNVSEILFNPSIDFANVSEETCEILKQEVPYKKIDSLEFPAGVVNIISSSGACESNGEAKRAIRQGGVSINGEKIFDEKAEINKDSLINGKYLFVRVGRKKFNMAEFA
- a CDS encoding lysophospholipid acyltransferase family protein, which gives rise to MKAAVKAIKFFERFSNTGIRGRITEKFFSGLLKLIHPRAKLVDENLKIAYPDSNEKWRSEIRKKVYENLAWTLTETLVMQRDHKQVFNWVKKVHGLEIVNDLLDRKKGAIFLTAHFNNWELLGSFTAQNAINHGGKLHVLYTPMHDKDINNYVLDMRTRGGMFMIEKDTSVMRLVRMLKNGAHVAALNDVSGTGKMIAPFLGRDATNMSGVAVMSMLSGVPVIPACSYRIAPFEHEVEFSEPVIMPDSSLNHEERLKLSVIACNNALEKFIRKRPDLWFWLHNRWRD